The window GAGACGCGAACCTACTTCATCGAGGCACCGGATTCGACCGGCCAGTACGAGTTCGGCCCGGCGGAAGCGCGTCCTGCTGATGCTGGCGCGTTCCGGACGCTGACCGGGAGCGAGGCGAACACCGTCGTCGGGGAGCAAACCTGAGGTGAGCGAGATGACGGAACCTCCATTCCCCGGACTCGACCGTCGAACCGTCCTTCGCGGCGTCGGTGCCGTCGCGGCCGGGTCGATGCTCACCCATCCTGTGCAGGCGAGTTCCGAGACGACCATCATCGACGACGAACTCGACCTCTCGACTCCAGGCCCCCACGAAGTGCTCGTCGTCTTCGACGCGCGTGAATCGATGGATCGGTTAACCGACCTCGACCTCCCGAAAGGGAAACACGAGTACTCCGTGCTTCCCATCACTTACACGGCGCTGTCGAGCGATGCGATTCGCACCGCAGCCGGATGGGATGACGTTCGTCGGATCCGGAAGGCCGTCGAACTGGCGTATCACAACGACGACTCACGCGATGCGATGGGCGTCGATGTAGTCCAGCAAGAACTCGGCTACGACGGGTCGAGTGTCGATGCTGTCGTCATCGATTCCGGGTTCAGCGGGCCGCATCCGGACTTCGAGGGCCGACTCGAATCCAACTGGCAGTGGGTGGACAACCCGCTCGGGACGCGGGACCCCGACTGGCTGAACCTCGGTGCGGAGGGCGATACCGACGACTTGGGCCACGGCACCCACTGCGCCGGGATCGTCGCGGGTGACGGTTCGGCCAGCGACGGGAGATACAAAGGCATGGCTCCCGGGGCGCGCCTCTCGGTCTACTCGGTGAATCAGGCGGTCTACCTGCCGTACGTGGTGGGTGCGTGGGATCATGTGCTTTCCCGCGCGGACGACCCAAACGACGACTTCGACCCGGCAGTCGTTTCGAACTCCTACGGTGTCGCCCGGGACGTTCGATACAATCCGAACGATCCGGTGAACATCGCTACGTGGGAGGCGTTCGTCCGGGGCATCGTTCCGGTGTTCTCGGCGGGTAACAGCGGCCCGGAGGCCGACACGCTTTCGCGCTTCGCCAAGGCACCACACGTCCTCTGTGTGAGCGCGACTCGCGACGACAAACACGTTACGGGCTTTTCATCGCGGGGTCGAACCCCGGACGAGAATCGAGAAACCAACTACGACCGCAAGAAGGCACTCTGGAACCTCGTCCGTTTCCACGCCGCGATGACCGACTGGCAGTATGTCGTTGATGTCGGGACGTGGGAAGGGACGGTCGGCCCCGCCGCGGATAATGGGACGGCTGGCACCGACGCATCGACGGAAAGCGAGTTCCACGAATGGAACTCCCCGCCGAACGCGGACACGTTGGAACTCGCGCTCGATGTCACGCCCGAAGGTGAGCAGGTGCGGGTTTCCATTCGTGAGGGAAGCAAGGACGGAACCGTCATTGCACAGATGGGCGAAGAACCCGTCCATCAACACCGGACACTGACGACCGACATAGACGGTGGGACGACCTACTGGGTCGAGGTCGAGCCGATGATTTCAGTCGCCGTCGAGTACACCCTCGACTACGAATCTCACGAAACGGTTCCCGGCGAACCGGTGAAACAGCGACCGGTCGGTCTCTATCGTTCGTCGGTAGGCACACCCGGCGACATGGTGATGAGCACGCTCGGACCGACTGACCCACTCGATGCCTATGGAGCTGACACTGAACCCTACTACGGGCCGATGAGTGGCACCTCGATGTCCTGTCCGGCCGCCGCAGGCGTCTGTACCCTCATCATCGATGCGGCCCGAAAGAACGGTCATGACCCATCCCCCATCGACGTCATCAACACTATCGAGGCGACTGCCCGTGACGTTCACAAAAGCTACACGCCGTGGAACATCGGCTCCGGCTTCGTCGATGCTCTGTCCGCCGTGAAGCGTGCCGAGTCAGGCGATTTCGCACGATTTAGCGAGACGACGCTTACAGACCCCGATACGCCGACAGCGCTCACGGTGACCGGTTCGCGCTCGGACGACGGGTCGGCGTTCACCGGTGGCCAGACGGATCAGGTGGACATCTCCGTACGTTCCGTATCGTACGTCGCGACAGTGCGCGATACGATTCCGGCCGAATGGACCGTCGATGCCGACTACGGCGACGTGGAGCGCGTCGAAACTGCAGGTGACGTAAAACACGTCTTCCTCGGGTCGGTCGCACCGACAGACGGTGAGGTAACTCGTACCTACTTCGCGGAAGCACCGGACGACACGAGCGACACCGGCCAATACACGTTCGGCCCGGCCGAAGCCGAGTCGGCGAAGACGGACGACGATTGGATCGCATTCGGCGGGACGGAAACGAACACGGTCGTCGGCGAGGATTCGAACGCCTGATGTAAAAACTACCAACAACCAAACTAAGATTTAAACTTCTTCATATCTAATTATGGTTGATGATGGTATGCGCTTGAATAACATCGATCGTAGAACAGTCCTTCAGTGCTCGACACAACGAGATTCAGGGCGCTTGCGGCCGATGCGGCAACGGCGGTCACCGCTACAACTGACACTCGTTTCGACGCTGATAGGACGTCCGTCTACTTTACGCAGACTGTATTCGAAGATCGCCGGACGGGATATACCTGCTTCGCGGAAACGCCGTCCACCGCAGCAAAGGCGAACAGCTACTCGTTCGGCCCAGTTCGGGGCTACCCCACTGACGGTCCTGTGTGGGTCGGCGCTACCGGGTCAACGAACGAAACCACCGTTCTTGCCGTTTCGACTACCACATGACAAACGAAAATTCATCGTTCGATAGCACAGGTATCACACGACGCGACTTCGCACGACTCGCAACCGCGACGACGGGCGCACTCGCACTTCCCGGTGCGGCGGAGGCGAAACTGACATCGGGGAAGATGACCGCCCGCTACCAGTATACCGTCAACCATACTGAGGACAAGTACGCTGTCGCAACACTCATCGAATTCACGAGTGATGCAGGCTTCGGCGACCTCGACACGCTCGATGTCGAGTACCGACGGACGACGAACCCCAAACCGGCTGCACACGCTCATCTCACGACGGCTGAGGTCGGCGATGTCCTCGACATCCCTGCAGCAGAACGACTTAGTCACTCACCCGGGTCGAACCCGTTCTGGCGGCTCGGCGAGTATCCGCTGGGTGTCTTCCCGGAACCCAAGGAGTCCACTGGGTTCATCGACTACGAGCAGATGGTCGATGGTCTCGAGCACCTCGAATCGCAGCATCCCGACCGGCTGAAGTTCTACTCAATCGGGGAATCTCCCGGGCACTACAACTACGTCACCGGCGAGGACGACCCGAAGGACATCCACGTCGCCGAGCTGACCAACAACGTCAACGACGCGGCGTCGTTCGAGGGCAAGGAGAAGGTGATGTTCAGCCTCTCGCTGCATGGCCTCGAACGCGCCGGTGCGGAGGCCGGATCGCGGTTCATCGAGGACGTCCTCTCCGGCGAGGACAGCGATATCGCCGACTTGCTCGACGACCTGGTCATCGTTTTCGTCTATTCGAACGCCGACGGTTGGGTCGCCAAGCATCCACAGTACGAGAGCGGTTGGCAGCTGCTCGGTCCGGAGGGCGGTGCGCCCGTCGTCCCGTTCTACGAGCGGGGCAACGACGGCGTTTACGACACGAATCGGCAGGCACCGTCGGTGGGTTTCATCAACCCTGGCCATTACCCGGGTGAGCCGTTAGGCGCGAACCTCACGGACGACGAACCCGGCATCGACAGTGACGTTCCCGACTATGCCGCCGAACGCGTCCCCGACCAGATGGCCATTATCGAGCACTTCCGGGAGTACGAGAACCTCAACTACGGCGCCGACCTCCACGGGGCGCTGACCTCCTCGAAGTTCGTGCTCGGCCTCATCAGCCAGGACCAGTTCGACCACGGCCAACTACATGAACTCTACCAGTTCAACCGTACCATCGACGAGACCCTCGAACCGGCGCTCTCGAAGTGGAACACGCTGGCGGACGCTCAGCAGCGACTCACCGGCGAGCTGAACCCGAAAGCGCTCGGCTTCGAAACGCTCCCCGAGCAGGCGTTCGATTACGCCGGAATCTGGGACACCATCCACTACACCGTCTCGGGGGGCGTCCTCGATTGGATGAGTCATCCCGAGGAGCTCGGCGGTCTCGGGATGACGACGATGGACTTCGAAATGGCATACTCGCACATGATCGGGTCGAACGTCTACGACCCGGAACTCGTCGATATGCAAGTGTTGGGATAACGACACTGCCATCAAAACCATCTCACAGTACGTCACCGAGACCACGACGGCGGATATCGAGACCGGCGGTGCCTCCACCGCGTACGTCACCTCGGATGCGCTGACGCGTTCGTCGTCCGAACTCTCGTTCGTCGAAAACCCCGGCACGGGTTTCGTCGAGATGGACGAGGACGAGCACTTCGAGGGGACGCTCGGTCCCGGAACGACAGCCACGCCTGCCTACGCTCGCCACGAATTCACGGCCGTCGCGGACGCCGACCGCCTCGAAGCCAGTCTCTCGTGGACGCCACCCGGACAAGACCTCGAGTTCTATGTCGAGGATACGGACGGCAACCGCGTCGCCGTCTCGGCGACGGGCGATAACCCTGAAACCATACAGATGAGCGCCGAGGCCGGACAGACCTATACGTTCATCGCCGAGACGTACGCCAACGCGGCAGCCGACTACAGCATCGACGCGACCTACTTCACCTACGGTCAGAAGGAGACGAGTCGCGAGATGGACGAGCAGTCCTCGCTCCTCGGCCCCGACGAGGTAACGGAGTTCTACCGGAGCGTCCGCGAGGACGTGGACTCCCTTTCGGTGTCGATGGCCTCTCAGCCCGGCACCATGCATGCCGTGACGCTGACGAATCCGAACGGTGACGTGGTCCGCAGTCACGATCCGACCGTCGGCAAGGGTGGTGCGAACGCCGCCGTCGGTACCCCCGAATTCGTCGTCCGTAATCCCGCTGCGGGCGAGTGGACCGTCGAGGTTCGGAACCTGATGGCGTCGAAGCGGGCGGGCACGAAGGTCCAATTCGGTACCCTGCAGAGTGACGAGGCGAACCCCGATCCCGTCGACGCACTGGGCTATCAGCAGCGCGACTATGACGTGTCTCCGTTCGCCTTCTTCGAGGATTACGCCGCTTTCGCCGACGCACCCGTGGACGCGCTCACGGTCGCCGACGTGAAGGCCGGTGCCCACCTCGGCTACGACAACCTCGTCGTCATTCACGACGACGCCATCAGCGACGCTTCGTACATCGATTCGCTCGACGACTTCGTCGCCGCCGACGGTAACCTCGTCCTCACCGACGACGGCGTCCGTCTGCTCGCCCCGATGGACAACGAGTACGCCACCGATATCGCGGACCCGGATATCGGCCACGAACGGTTCTACATCGCCCATCTCGAACAGCGATATCCCGGTCACGAACTGTTGGAAGGGACCCGTCCCATCCAGAAACAGCTCTGGAAGATCGTCCCGATGGGCTATTCGACGAGCAACGAGGCCCCGATGCGTCTCGTGAACCGTGACGCCTTCGACGCCGCCGGGGGTACCATCGCCGGCGAGACGGCCGGGAAGGTGAGCGCGGGGTCGCTCACCGGCGGCCGTAGCGACGGTACCGGAATCCACGTCATCGGAAGCCTGCTCCCCCCAGCGAACCAAGGGAACCTTCACCCGTTCGGCCTGCTGGACTACACCGTCTCGTTCTTGGGTCACACCATGCTGACGAACGCGCTCGGATACCAGCAGACCCGCTACGTCAACGGACAACAGGTTTCGACGTTTGGCGACATCGACTCGTTCAGCGTGGATCCCTCCGTGACCGCGACGCGCGACGACGACGGTGACCTGTTCACCGGCGGTCAGACGAATCAAATCGACATCGCGGTTAGCGGGAACGCCGATGTTCTCGTCCGCGACCGTCTACCCAGCGAGTGGTCCGTCGTCGGTGGCGATGCTCACACTACTCACGTCGAAGACGACACACGGTTCGTGGAGTTCACCGAGTCGGTCGAAGACGGCACTCGAACCTACCTCGCGGAAGCACCGTCGTCATTGGCCGGGACACAGACGTACGAATTCGGTCCGATAGAGTACAGTCTCGACGGCGGACAGAACTGGATAGCGATTCCGGACACGACGGACAGAAACAACGTACTCGGCGCGGATACGAGCCTCTGAAACGCACGACAACACACACCTACCAACCATGTCAGACGACACAGCACACGATATCGACAGTACGGCTAGCTCCAACCACTTCGACCGACGGCGATTCCTCCGCCTTTCGGCCACTACGTCCGGTGCGCTCGCGTTCGGCGCTGGCCGTTCCAGCGCCCACAGTTATGGCGACGGTTCCGGAACCCAGGCGAGCGGCAGTCACGACCACACGAATCCATCGATCCACCAGCAATCGGAGCGAGCGGAGCTGCTCGATTACCACAGCCTCGGAGGCGTCGGCGCGTCGAGCAACAGCGGCCGACCTGAGGACCCCCATTACGGCGCGATTACTGAACTCCACGTTCACGGCGACTACGCATACGCCGGTATCTTCTCGTCGGACGACCCAACGAACGACCGCGGGATGGCGATTCTCGATATTCACCAGTTCAACGACGCCGAAACGCTAGCGGAAGCGCGCGATGCCGAACTCTCCGTGCTCGGATTCGTCCGGAACGACGACCCGGCATCCGCCGTGATGGATATCCGAATCAGCGACGACGGGAAGTACGTCTTTCTGTCGAAACAGCCCTACACTGCGCTGTTCAACGAAACGGACCCGACACCGGGAACCGACGGCGGTTCGAACGACCCGACTGCCGGGTCGGTCGTCGCAGTGAACGTCGAGGATCCCGGAAACCCCAGCGTCGTCGGTTCGTACAACGGCT of the Haladaptatus caseinilyticus genome contains:
- a CDS encoding S8 family serine peptidase, translating into MTEPPFPGLDRRTVLRGVGAVAAGSMLTHPVQASSETTIIDDELDLSTPGPHEVLVVFDARESMDRLTDLDLPKGKHEYSVLPITYTALSSDAIRTAAGWDDVRRIRKAVELAYHNDDSRDAMGVDVVQQELGYDGSSVDAVVIDSGFSGPHPDFEGRLESNWQWVDNPLGTRDPDWLNLGAEGDTDDLGHGTHCAGIVAGDGSASDGRYKGMAPGARLSVYSVNQAVYLPYVVGAWDHVLSRADDPNDDFDPAVVSNSYGVARDVRYNPNDPVNIATWEAFVRGIVPVFSAGNSGPEADTLSRFAKAPHVLCVSATRDDKHVTGFSSRGRTPDENRETNYDRKKALWNLVRFHAAMTDWQYVVDVGTWEGTVGPAADNGTAGTDASTESEFHEWNSPPNADTLELALDVTPEGEQVRVSIREGSKDGTVIAQMGEEPVHQHRTLTTDIDGGTTYWVEVEPMISVAVEYTLDYESHETVPGEPVKQRPVGLYRSSVGTPGDMVMSTLGPTDPLDAYGADTEPYYGPMSGTSMSCPAAAGVCTLIIDAARKNGHDPSPIDVINTIEATARDVHKSYTPWNIGSGFVDALSAVKRAESGDFARFSETTLTDPDTPTALTVTGSRSDDGSAFTGGQTDQVDISVRSVSYVATVRDTIPAEWTVDADYGDVERVETAGDVKHVFLGSVAPTDGEVTRTYFAEAPDDTSDTGQYTFGPAEAESAKTDDDWIAFGGTETNTVVGEDSNA
- a CDS encoding M14 family zinc carboxypeptidase — translated: MTNENSSFDSTGITRRDFARLATATTGALALPGAAEAKLTSGKMTARYQYTVNHTEDKYAVATLIEFTSDAGFGDLDTLDVEYRRTTNPKPAAHAHLTTAEVGDVLDIPAAERLSHSPGSNPFWRLGEYPLGVFPEPKESTGFIDYEQMVDGLEHLESQHPDRLKFYSIGESPGHYNYVTGEDDPKDIHVAELTNNVNDAASFEGKEKVMFSLSLHGLERAGAEAGSRFIEDVLSGEDSDIADLLDDLVIVFVYSNADGWVAKHPQYESGWQLLGPEGGAPVVPFYERGNDGVYDTNRQAPSVGFINPGHYPGEPLGANLTDDEPGIDSDVPDYAAERVPDQMAIIEHFREYENLNYGADLHGALTSSKFVLGLISQDQFDHGQLHELYQFNRTIDETLEPALSKWNTLADAQQRLTGELNPKALGFETLPEQAFDYAGIWDTIHYTVSGGVLDWMSHPEELGGLGMTTMDFEMAYSHMIGSNVYDPELVDMQVLG